The following are from one region of the Endozoicomonas sp. 4G genome:
- a CDS encoding amino acid ABC transporter permease, translating to MAQKMIPAREPPVNSRGVFGWLREKLFATPFQSLMTLTLIYGLYLIIPPLWQWAVMDATWTGENRAACNVEGACWAFVTARLDQFIYGFYPKSEIWRVNLFFAQLALILAWLMIPAIPGKKLALGVGLLVLPVTSWLVLSGGLFGLPVVETHQWGGLMVTLVLALYGMLASLPAGILLALGRRSSMPVVRTFCTAYIELWRGVPLITVLFMASVMLPLFVPEEIVFDKLVRALIGIVMFQSAYMAEVVRGGLQAIPKGQVEACQSLGMGYWQSMLLVVLPQAVRLVIPGIVNTFIALFKDTSLVLIIGLFDLLSIVQAGLNDPEWLGTAVEGYLVAGFVFWLFCFGMSRYSQRLEKH from the coding sequence CTGGCTGCGGGAGAAACTGTTTGCGACGCCCTTTCAGTCACTGATGACATTGACCCTTATTTACGGGCTCTATCTGATTATTCCTCCTCTGTGGCAGTGGGCGGTTATGGACGCCACCTGGACCGGTGAAAACCGTGCCGCCTGTAACGTCGAAGGTGCCTGCTGGGCTTTTGTCACGGCACGACTGGATCAGTTTATTTATGGCTTCTACCCAAAGAGTGAAATCTGGCGGGTCAATCTGTTTTTTGCGCAATTAGCCCTGATTCTGGCCTGGCTGATGATTCCGGCGATTCCCGGCAAGAAACTGGCATTGGGGGTGGGGTTACTGGTGTTGCCGGTCACCTCCTGGCTGGTACTGTCTGGCGGTCTCTTCGGCTTGCCCGTGGTGGAAACCCACCAGTGGGGTGGCTTGATGGTGACTCTGGTGCTGGCGCTTTATGGCATGCTGGCATCATTACCGGCAGGCATTCTGCTGGCTCTGGGTCGGCGCTCTTCCATGCCAGTCGTTCGGACTTTTTGTACGGCTTATATTGAACTCTGGCGTGGTGTACCGCTGATTACTGTGTTGTTTATGGCGTCGGTGATGCTGCCACTGTTTGTTCCGGAAGAAATTGTTTTCGACAAACTGGTGCGGGCTTTGATCGGGATTGTTATGTTCCAGTCGGCGTATATGGCCGAGGTGGTGCGAGGTGGCCTGCAGGCCATTCCAAAAGGTCAAGTAGAAGCGTGCCAGAGCCTCGGAATGGGTTACTGGCAGAGTATGTTGCTGGTGGTGCTGCCCCAGGCCGTGCGTTTGGTTATTCCCGGCATCGTCAATACCTTTATTGCTCTGTTTAAAGACACCAGTCTGGTATTGATTATTGGCCTGTTTGATTTGCTTTCGATTGTTCAGGCGGGCCTGAATGATCCCGAGTGGCTGGGCACTGCCGTAGAAGGTTACCTTGTTGCCGGATTTGTGTTCTGGCTGTTCTGCTTTGGTATGTCCAGGTACAGCCAGCGTCTGGAAAAGCATTAA